The following are from one region of the Salminus brasiliensis chromosome 14, fSalBra1.hap2, whole genome shotgun sequence genome:
- the eif4g3b gene encoding eukaryotic translation initiation factor 4 gamma 3 isoform X6, whose amino-acid sequence MNIPPKAVPKPAATAGPGPGPGTGPPPSTQVRAPLATVPLPGPPVPQQPPPVPPTQVFLNALHPRIPRVQPPLDERLFSTQPGVTAVYSVQRPPGPPYTAHEINKGHPSLAATPPGHASSPGLSQVSVSTVSTAHLYGHPKGWEAGGGSPYTTGQNAGTTPLVYSPPTQPMNAQPQSRPFAPGPRPTHHQFFQRTQMQTTRPTIPSNSPSIRPPSQAPAATVYPPSQPIMMSMTPMPFPSPQTAQYYIPQYRHSAPPYVGPPQQYSVQPTGPSTFYPGPTPGDFPPAYAAGPPYYPGQTMYTPSPSIIVPTPQQPPPAKREKKTIRIRDPNQGGRDITEEIMSGVGGSRNPTPPAGRPSSTPTPPQLNSQLAEHGHVMYSVDSTQVLPAPVDLKPDDKPKLECVVLKSSSPGLRPGEPPVQRREPSSPAPAPTAPVPVPAPTPITAPAPAQDLYPAEKSELPLSGPELATVAPDSVPAPVPAPAPAPAPAPAPAPAPAPAPAPAPAPAPAPSPSKPAVSAVEAAEPPTPPAEPSPAQSITPEPEKPEPDRDDTEMSASPGQAVKAVNGLAETDSTPPCDDSRPSQLNQTPQMHSAQPSLPQPQLSSSEPSPATPALKEVKVEVKAEIPVAGEAVALSVLTPSLPPTTISAAVCTAPAPSPSLIHQGQGATEIGLARRASTEPELRESEKEADVLLEEKEEPSLQSNLKPSLGQAASSVPKTWKKPKEDTPVGQAQCPDKEEKLEPAVEAAVEHSSPPPVGVERRSSTGAPVEENGEQEAEPLRNGPEHTPEADSSDGVLTPGLKEPSTNAIQKPELKNGKRQYNRDFLLGFQFMPACVQKPEGLPPISDVVLDKINQNKLPLRQVDPRVISRGPDFTPAFADFGRVIPGSRGAPLLNVGLRRPPPRKIIMNVSVNDDVQLKKAENAWKPGMKREVPSDDPESQKTQELFRKVRSILNKLTPQMFSQLMKQVTDLTIDTEERLKGVIDLVFEKAIDEPSFSVAYGNMCSCLATLKVPMADKPTSTVNFRKLLLNRCQKEFEKDKMDDDVFEKKQRELEAASSATERERLQEELEEAKDKARRRSIGNIKFIGELFKLRMLTEAIMHDCVVKLLKNHDEESLECLCRLLTTIGKDLDFEKAKPRMDQYFNQMEKIVKERKTSSRIRFMLQDVIDLRLHNWVSRRADLGPKTIEQIHKEAKIEEQEEQRKVHQQLLSKDKRRPVLQREETWNTVPVPKNSRTIDPSKIPKISKPTIDDKIQLGPRAQLNWMKGSSGGAGAKASESDVLRPSASSLNRYSPLQPSAPAAAPASSAASDFDSKRGLSSRGSSGRERNDKLMSSGHSRPLSLAGAGKETPEEPPQEEVHKETQVPDTPKLLPSTASRSKLERSQSRESVKLEAASGPTTDKPALSEEEMEKRSKSIIDEFLHINDYKEAVQCVEELEQASMLYVFVRVGVESTLERSQITRDHMGQLFHQLLQAGSLSKPQFFKGFSETLELADDMAIDIPHIWLYLAELVNPVLREGGISMRELFSEFSKPLLPVGRAGILFSEILHLLCKQMSHRKVGALWRDSGLSWADFLSETEDVHSFITEQKLDFTLSDCSSPTAAVSKRTLSPEELNKQLEKLLLEDLASDEQIFDWVEANLDESEMSSPPFLRALMTAVCKAAVKLESSSYRVDTAIIQKRLPVLHKYLNSDTERQLQALYALQALIVKLEQPPNLLRMFFDCLYDEDVISEDAFYKWESSKDPAEQQGKGVALKSVTAFFTWLREAEEESEDN is encoded by the exons ATGAATATACCGCCGAAAGCGGTGCCGAAGCCAGCCGCAACCGCTGGACCCGGACCTGGACCTGGAACCGGGCCGCCCCCCTCCACTCAGGTGCGGGCTCCCCTAGCCACAGTACCGCTCCCTGGGCCCCCGGTACCCCAGCAGCCTCCTCCGGTACCACCAACGCA AGTTTTCCTTAATGCGTTGCACCCCAGGATCCCTAGAGTGCAGCCACCCTTGGATGAACGGCTCTTCTCCACGCAACCTGGTGTCACTGCTGTCTACAGT GTACAAAGACCCCCCGGCCCCCCTTATACAGCACATGAAATCAACAAAGGACACCCCAGCCTAGCGGCCACGCCGCCAGGCCACGCCTCTTCCCCCGGACTTTCTCAGGTATCAGTTTCCACAGTATCCACTGCGCATCTGTATGGCCACCCTAAAGGCTGGGAGGCAGGAGGAGGG TCTCCGTACACAACGGGCCAGAATGCCGGCACAACTCCTCTGGTCTACTCTCCTCCAACGCAACCAATGAACGCCCAGCCTCAGAGTCGCCCG TTTGCCCCTGGGCCTCGTCCTACCCATCACCAG TTTTTCCAAAGGactcagatgcagacaacccgGCCCACCATTCCAAGCAACAGCCCTTCCATTAGGCCTCCCTCCCAAGCTCCAGCTGCCACTGTCTACCCCCCAAGTCAGCCCATCATGATGTCTATGACGCCCATGCCATTCCCCTCCCCACAGACTGCCCAATACTACATACCCCAG TATCGTCACAGTGCTCCTCCATATGTGGGGCCTCCTCAGCAGTACTCAGTCCAACCCACTGGACCCAGTACGTTCTATCCTGGACCTACTCCAGGAGATTTCCCTCCAGCGTATG CAGCAGGACCTCCTTATTATCCTGGCCAGACAATGTACACCCCGTCTCCCTCCATAATAGTGCCTACACCACAGCAACCTCCACCTGccaagagagagaagaaaaca ATCCGCATCCGAGACCCTAACCAGGGAGGCAGGGACATCACAGAGGAGATCATGTCAGGAGTGGGCGGAAGCCGGAACCCAACCCCTCCAGCAGGACGACCCTCCTCCACCCCTACTCCTCCACAG CTGAACAGCCAGTTAGCGGAACATGGGCATGTTATGTACAGCGTGGACAGCACCCAGGTCCTCCCTGCTCCTGTCGACTTGAAACCAG ATGACAAGCCAAAGCTTGAATGTGTAGTGCTGAAGTCTTCATCTCCAGGGCTAAGGCCTGGGGAGCCTCCTGTGCAAAGGCGAGAGCCCAGCAGCCCTGCCCCTGCCCCTACAGCTCCTGTTCCTGTGCCGGCTCCTACCCCTATTACTGCACCTGCCCCTGCCCAAGACCTGTATCCCGCCGAGAAATCTGAGCTTCCCCTCTCAGGCCCAGAATTGGCCACTGTAGCTCCAGACTCAGTCCCAGCCCCAGtcccagccccagccccagccccagccccagccccagccccagccccagccccagccccagccccagccccagctccagccccagctccagctcccagcccctccaaacctgctgtgtcagcagtggaggCTGCCGAGCCCCCTACCCCTCCAGCAGAACCTAGCCCTGCACAGTCTATTACACCAGAGCCTGAGAAACCAGAGCCTGATCGAGATGATACTGAGATGAGTGCCTCACCAGGTCAGGCCGTAAAGGCTGTCAACGGCCTGGCCGAAACAGACTCCACTCCCCCATGCGATGACTCGCGGCCCTCTCAGCTCAACCAGACCCCTCAAATGCATTCTGCTCAGCCTAGCTTGCCCCAGCCTCAGCTGTCCAGCTCAGAGCCCAGTCCTGCCACACCTGCCCTGAAGGAGGTGAAAGTGGAGGTGAAGGCTGAAATTCCTGTAGCTGGAGAGGCTGTTgctttgagcgttttaacccccTCTCTGCCTCCCACCACCATCTCTGCTGCTGTTTGTACTGCTCCTGCTCCGTCTCCAAGCCTCATTCACCAAGGCCAGGGAGCTACAGAAATAGGCCTAGCCAGGAGAGCCTCAACCGAGCCAGAGCTGAGAGAGTCTGAGAAAGAGGCAGACGTATTGCTAGAAGAGAAAGAGGAGCCCTCGTTACAGTCCAACCTTAAACCAAGCTTGGGTCAAG CTGCGTCTAGTGTACCAAAGACATGGAAGAAGCCAAAAGAGGACACCCCTGTGGGGCAAGCCCAGTGTCCTGACAAGGAG GAGAAACTGGAGCCAGCTGTAGAGGCTGCTGTGGAGCACTCTAGCCCGCCTCCTGTGGGTGTGGAGCGGCGGAGTTCAACAGGAGCACCTGTGGAGGAGAATGGAGAGCAGGAGGCAGAGCCTCTAAGAAATGGACCAGAGCACACCCCTGAGGCAGACAGCAGTGATGGAGTTCTCACACCTGGACTTAAAGAACCCTCTACTAATGCAATACAGA AGCCAGAGCTGAAGAATGGGAAAAGGCAGTATAACAGAGACTTTCTGTTGGGCTTCCAGTTTATGCCTGCCTGTGTGCAGAAGCCAGAGGGGCTTCCTCCCATTTCAGATGTGGTACTAGACAAG ATAAACCAAAATAAGCTGCCTCTGCGGCAAGTAGACCCACGGGTCATCTCCAGAGGCCCAGACTTCACCCCAGCCTTCGCAGACTTTGGCAGGGTGATTCCCGGAAGCAGAGGCGCGCCG CTCCTGAATGTAGGCTTGAGGCGGCCTCCTCCCCGCAAGATCATCATGAATGTGTCTGTGAATGATGACGTGCAACTGAAGAAGGCTGAGAATGCCTGGAAGCCTGGTATGAAGAGGGAAGTTCCATCAGATGACCCCGAGAGCCAGAAAACTCAG gagCTTTTCCGGAAGGTGCGCAGTATCCTCAACAAACTGACCCCACAAATGTTTAGCCAGCTAATGAAGCAGGTGACGGACCTCACCATCGACACAGAGGAGCGCCTCAAAGGTGTCATCGACCTGGTTTTTGAGAAAGCCATTGATGAACCCAGCTTCTCTGTGGCCTATGGCAATATGTGTAGCTGTCTGGCTACA TTAAAAGTGCCCATGGCAGACAAGCCCACCAGCACTGTGAATTTCCGAAAGTTGCTGCTGAACCGCTGTCAAAAGGAGTTTGAGAAAGACAAAATGGATGATGATGTCTTTGAAAAGAAACAGCGGGAGCTGGAAGCAGCATCCTCA GCGACTGAGCGAGAGCGGCTGCAGGAGGAGTTGGAGGAGGCGAAGGACAAGGCCCGCAGGAGATCCATCGGGAACATCAAGTTTATTGGGGAATTGTTTAAGCTTCGCATGCTGACAGAAGCCATCATGCATGACTGTGTGGTAAAGCTGCTGAAAAACCATGATGAGGAGAGTCTTGAGTGTCTCTGCAGGCTCCTCACCACTATTGGCAAGGATCTGGACTTTGAGAAGGCCAAG CCTCGAATGGATCAGTACTTTAACCAGATGGAGAAAATAGTGAAGGAGAGGAAGACGTCATCACGCATTCGGTTTATGCTCCAAGATGTTATCGACCTTCGACTG CATAATTGGGTTTCACGTCGAGCTGACTTGGGCCCCAAGACCATTGAGCAGATCCACAAAGAGGCCAAAAttgaggagcaggaggagcagaGAAAGGTCCACCAGCAGTTGCTGTCCAAGGACAAGAGGAGACCAG TACTGCAGAGAGAGGAGACCTGGAACACTGTGCCTGTGCCTAAGAACAGTAGGACGATAGACCCCAGCAAGATCCCCAAAATCTCCAAG CCAACAATAGATGACAAGATTCAGCTGGGGCCCCGAGCACAGCTCAACTGGATGAAgggcagcagtggaggagctggagcTAAGGCCAGTGAATCAG ACGTCCTGCGCCCCAGTGCCAGCAGTCTGAACCGTTACTCACCCTTGCAGCCCTCGGCCCCAGCGGCAGCGCCCGCTTCCTCTGCTGCTTCAGACTTTGACTCTAAGAGAGGCTTGAGCAG TCGGGGAAGCTCAGGGCGGGAGCGCAATGATAAGCTGATGAGTTCGGGCCACTCAAGACCTCTCTCTTTGGCCGGAGCTGGTAAGGAAACCCCGGAGGAGCCTCCCCAGGAGGAAGTACACAAGGAGACACAAGTCCCCGACACGCCTAAACTGCTGCCCAGCACAGCCAGCAGGAGCAAACTGGAGCGCAGCCAATCCAGGGAATCTG TAAAACTTGAAGCAGCGTCAGGCCCTACCACGGACAAGCCTGCGTTATCTgaggaggagatggagaaaCGTTCCAAGTCCATTATCGATGAGTTTTTGCACATTAATGATTACAAG GAGGCCGTGCAGTGTgtggaggagctggagcagGCCTCGatgctgtatgtgtttgtgcGGGTGGGTGTGGAGTCCACACTGGAGAGGAGTCAGATCACGCGAGACCACATGGGCCAGCTGTTCCATCAGCTGCTGCAGGCTGGGAGCCTCTCCAAACCTCAGTTCTTTAAAGG GTTCTCAGAAACTCTCGAGTTAGCAGATGATATGGCCATTGACATTCCCCATATATGGCTGTACTTAGCGGAGCTGGTTAATCCAGTGCTCCGAGAAGGAGGAATCTCTATGAGAGAATTATTTAG tgaATTTAGCAAACCATTACTCCCTGTGGGAAGAGCTGGGATATTATTTTCTGAAATATTGCACCTTCTATGCAAACAAATG AGCCATAGGAAAGTGGGCGCCTTATGGAGGGACTCTGGGTTGAGCTGGGCTGATTTCCTCTCTGAAACGGAGGATGTGCACAGCTTCATCACAGAGCAG AAACTGGACTTCACTCTTTCTGATTGCTCGAGTCCGACTGCTGCAGTCTCCAAGAGAACGCTTTCGCCTGAGGAACTGAACAAGCAACTTGAAAAGCTTCTCCTGGAAGATTTGGCGAGCGATGAACAAATCTTCGACTGGGTAGAG GCAAATCTAGATGAATCAGAAATGAGTTCTCCTCCCTTCCTCAGAGCTCTGATGACTGCTGTGTGCAAAGCAGCAGTGAAAT TGGAGAGCTCCTCTTATAGAGTGGATACGGCCATTATTCAGAAGCGATTGCCTGTATTACACAAGTACCTTAACTCGGACACGGAGAGACAGTTGCAAGCACTTTATGCACTTCAAGCATTGATAGTAAAACTGGAACAGCCTCCCA ACTTGCTCCGGATGTTCTTTGACTGTTTGTATGATGAGGACGTGATTTCGGAAGACGCGTTCTACAAGTGGGAGTCTAGCAAGGACCCAGCCGAGCAGCAAGGCAAAGGCGTGGCCCTCAAGTCAGTGACTGCCTTCTTCACCTGGCTACGGGAGGCTGAAGAGGAGTCCGAGGACAATTGA
- the eif4g3b gene encoding eukaryotic translation initiation factor 4 gamma 3 isoform X5 — MNIPPKAVPKPAATAGPGPGPGTGPPPSTQVRAPLATVPLPGPPVPQQPPPVPPTQVFLNALHPRIPRVQPPLDERLFSTQPGVTAVYSVQRPPGPPYTAHEINKGHPSLAATPPGHASSPGLSQVSVSTVSTAHLYGHPKGWEAGGGSPYTTGQNAGTTPLVYSPPTQPMNAQPQSRPFFQRTQMQTTRPTIPSNSPSIRPPSQAPAATVYPPSQPIMMSMTPMPFPSPQTAQYYIPQYRHSAPPYVGPPQQYSVQPTGPSTFYPGPTPGDFPPAYAAGPPYYPGQTMYTPSPSIIVPTPQQPPPAKREKKTIRIRDPNQGGRDITEEIMSGVGGSRNPTPPAGRPSSTPTPPQLNSQLAEHGHVMYSVDSTQVLPAPVDLKPDDKPKLECVVLKSSSPGLRPGEPPVQRREPSSPAPAPTAPVPVPAPTPITAPAPAQDLYPAEKSELPLSGPELATVAPDSVPAPVPAPAPAPAPAPAPAPAPAPAPAPAPAPAPAPSPSKPAVSAVEAAEPPTPPAEPSPAQSITPEPEKPEPDRDDTEMSASPGQAVKAVNGLAETDSTPPCDDSRPSQLNQTPQMHSAQPSLPQPQLSSSEPSPATPALKEVKVEVKAEIPVAGEAVALSVLTPSLPPTTISAAVCTAPAPSPSLIHQGQGATEIGLARRASTEPELRESEKEADVLLEEKEEPSLQSNLKPSLGQAASSVPKTWKKPKEDTPVGQAQCPDKEEKLEPAVEAAVEHSSPPPVGVERRSSTGAPVEENGEQEAEPLRNGPEHTPEADSSDGVLTPGLKEPSTNAIQKPELKNGKRQYNRDFLLGFQFMPACVQKPEGLPPISDVVLDKINQNKLPLRQVDPRVISRGPDFTPAFADFGRVIPGSRGAPLLNVGLRRPPPRKIIMNVSVNDDVQLKKAENAWKPGMKREVPSDDPESQKTQELFRKVRSILNKLTPQMFSQLMKQVTDLTIDTEERLKGVIDLVFEKAIDEPSFSVAYGNMCSCLATLKVPMADKPTSTVNFRKLLLNRCQKEFEKDKMDDDVFEKKQRELEAASSATERERLQEELEEAKDKARRRSIGNIKFIGELFKLRMLTEAIMHDCVVKLLKNHDEESLECLCRLLTTIGKDLDFEKAKPRMDQYFNQMEKIVKERKTSSRIRFMLQDVIDLRLHNWVSRRADLGPKTIEQIHKEAKIEEQEEQRKVHQQLLSKDKRRPVLQREETWNTVPVPKNSRTIDPSKIPKISKPTIDDKIQLGPRAQLNWMKGSSGGAGAKASESDVLRPSASSLNRYSPLQPSAPAAAPASSAASDFDSKRGLSSRGSSGRERNDKLMSSGHSRPLSLAGAGKETPEEPPQEEVHKETQVPDTPKLLPSTASRSKLERSQSRESVKLEAASGPTTDKPALSEEEMEKRSKSIIDEFLHINDYKEAVQCVEELEQASMLYVFVRVGVESTLERSQITRDHMGQLFHQLLQAGSLSKPQFFKGFSETLELADDMAIDIPHIWLYLAELVNPVLREGGISMRELFSEFSKPLLPVGRAGILFSEILHLLCKQMSHRKVGALWRDSGLSWADFLSETEDVHSFITEQKLDFTLSDCSSPTAAVSKRTLSPEELNKQLEKLLLEDLASDEQIFDWVEANLDESEMSSPPFLRALMTAVCKAAVKLESSSYRVDTAIIQKRLPVLHKYLNSDTERQLQALYALQALIVKLEQPPNLLRMFFDCLYDEDVISEDAFYKWESSKDPAEQQGKGVALKSVTAFFTWLREAEEESEDN; from the exons ATGAATATACCGCCGAAAGCGGTGCCGAAGCCAGCCGCAACCGCTGGACCCGGACCTGGACCTGGAACCGGGCCGCCCCCCTCCACTCAGGTGCGGGCTCCCCTAGCCACAGTACCGCTCCCTGGGCCCCCGGTACCCCAGCAGCCTCCTCCGGTACCACCAACGCA AGTTTTCCTTAATGCGTTGCACCCCAGGATCCCTAGAGTGCAGCCACCCTTGGATGAACGGCTCTTCTCCACGCAACCTGGTGTCACTGCTGTCTACAGT GTACAAAGACCCCCCGGCCCCCCTTATACAGCACATGAAATCAACAAAGGACACCCCAGCCTAGCGGCCACGCCGCCAGGCCACGCCTCTTCCCCCGGACTTTCTCAGGTATCAGTTTCCACAGTATCCACTGCGCATCTGTATGGCCACCCTAAAGGCTGGGAGGCAGGAGGAGGG TCTCCGTACACAACGGGCCAGAATGCCGGCACAACTCCTCTGGTCTACTCTCCTCCAACGCAACCAATGAACGCCCAGCCTCAGAGTCGCCCG TTTTTCCAAAGGactcagatgcagacaacccgGCCCACCATTCCAAGCAACAGCCCTTCCATTAGGCCTCCCTCCCAAGCTCCAGCTGCCACTGTCTACCCCCCAAGTCAGCCCATCATGATGTCTATGACGCCCATGCCATTCCCCTCCCCACAGACTGCCCAATACTACATACCCCAG TATCGTCACAGTGCTCCTCCATATGTGGGGCCTCCTCAGCAGTACTCAGTCCAACCCACTGGACCCAGTACGTTCTATCCTGGACCTACTCCAGGAGATTTCCCTCCAGCGTATG CAGCAGGACCTCCTTATTATCCTGGCCAGACAATGTACACCCCGTCTCCCTCCATAATAGTGCCTACACCACAGCAACCTCCACCTGccaagagagagaagaaaaca ATCCGCATCCGAGACCCTAACCAGGGAGGCAGGGACATCACAGAGGAGATCATGTCAGGAGTGGGCGGAAGCCGGAACCCAACCCCTCCAGCAGGACGACCCTCCTCCACCCCTACTCCTCCACAG CTGAACAGCCAGTTAGCGGAACATGGGCATGTTATGTACAGCGTGGACAGCACCCAGGTCCTCCCTGCTCCTGTCGACTTGAAACCAG ATGACAAGCCAAAGCTTGAATGTGTAGTGCTGAAGTCTTCATCTCCAGGGCTAAGGCCTGGGGAGCCTCCTGTGCAAAGGCGAGAGCCCAGCAGCCCTGCCCCTGCCCCTACAGCTCCTGTTCCTGTGCCGGCTCCTACCCCTATTACTGCACCTGCCCCTGCCCAAGACCTGTATCCCGCCGAGAAATCTGAGCTTCCCCTCTCAGGCCCAGAATTGGCCACTGTAGCTCCAGACTCAGTCCCAGCCCCAGtcccagccccagccccagccccagccccagccccagccccagccccagccccagccccagccccagccccagctccagccccagctccagctcccagcccctccaaacctgctgtgtcagcagtggaggCTGCCGAGCCCCCTACCCCTCCAGCAGAACCTAGCCCTGCACAGTCTATTACACCAGAGCCTGAGAAACCAGAGCCTGATCGAGATGATACTGAGATGAGTGCCTCACCAGGTCAGGCCGTAAAGGCTGTCAACGGCCTGGCCGAAACAGACTCCACTCCCCCATGCGATGACTCGCGGCCCTCTCAGCTCAACCAGACCCCTCAAATGCATTCTGCTCAGCCTAGCTTGCCCCAGCCTCAGCTGTCCAGCTCAGAGCCCAGTCCTGCCACACCTGCCCTGAAGGAGGTGAAAGTGGAGGTGAAGGCTGAAATTCCTGTAGCTGGAGAGGCTGTTgctttgagcgttttaacccccTCTCTGCCTCCCACCACCATCTCTGCTGCTGTTTGTACTGCTCCTGCTCCGTCTCCAAGCCTCATTCACCAAGGCCAGGGAGCTACAGAAATAGGCCTAGCCAGGAGAGCCTCAACCGAGCCAGAGCTGAGAGAGTCTGAGAAAGAGGCAGACGTATTGCTAGAAGAGAAAGAGGAGCCCTCGTTACAGTCCAACCTTAAACCAAGCTTGGGTCAAG CTGCGTCTAGTGTACCAAAGACATGGAAGAAGCCAAAAGAGGACACCCCTGTGGGGCAAGCCCAGTGTCCTGACAAGGAG GAGAAACTGGAGCCAGCTGTAGAGGCTGCTGTGGAGCACTCTAGCCCGCCTCCTGTGGGTGTGGAGCGGCGGAGTTCAACAGGAGCACCTGTGGAGGAGAATGGAGAGCAGGAGGCAGAGCCTCTAAGAAATGGACCAGAGCACACCCCTGAGGCAGACAGCAGTGATGGAGTTCTCACACCTGGACTTAAAGAACCCTCTACTAATGCAATACAGA AGCCAGAGCTGAAGAATGGGAAAAGGCAGTATAACAGAGACTTTCTGTTGGGCTTCCAGTTTATGCCTGCCTGTGTGCAGAAGCCAGAGGGGCTTCCTCCCATTTCAGATGTGGTACTAGACAAG ATAAACCAAAATAAGCTGCCTCTGCGGCAAGTAGACCCACGGGTCATCTCCAGAGGCCCAGACTTCACCCCAGCCTTCGCAGACTTTGGCAGGGTGATTCCCGGAAGCAGAGGCGCGCCG CTCCTGAATGTAGGCTTGAGGCGGCCTCCTCCCCGCAAGATCATCATGAATGTGTCTGTGAATGATGACGTGCAACTGAAGAAGGCTGAGAATGCCTGGAAGCCTGGTATGAAGAGGGAAGTTCCATCAGATGACCCCGAGAGCCAGAAAACTCAG gagCTTTTCCGGAAGGTGCGCAGTATCCTCAACAAACTGACCCCACAAATGTTTAGCCAGCTAATGAAGCAGGTGACGGACCTCACCATCGACACAGAGGAGCGCCTCAAAGGTGTCATCGACCTGGTTTTTGAGAAAGCCATTGATGAACCCAGCTTCTCTGTGGCCTATGGCAATATGTGTAGCTGTCTGGCTACA TTAAAAGTGCCCATGGCAGACAAGCCCACCAGCACTGTGAATTTCCGAAAGTTGCTGCTGAACCGCTGTCAAAAGGAGTTTGAGAAAGACAAAATGGATGATGATGTCTTTGAAAAGAAACAGCGGGAGCTGGAAGCAGCATCCTCA GCGACTGAGCGAGAGCGGCTGCAGGAGGAGTTGGAGGAGGCGAAGGACAAGGCCCGCAGGAGATCCATCGGGAACATCAAGTTTATTGGGGAATTGTTTAAGCTTCGCATGCTGACAGAAGCCATCATGCATGACTGTGTGGTAAAGCTGCTGAAAAACCATGATGAGGAGAGTCTTGAGTGTCTCTGCAGGCTCCTCACCACTATTGGCAAGGATCTGGACTTTGAGAAGGCCAAG CCTCGAATGGATCAGTACTTTAACCAGATGGAGAAAATAGTGAAGGAGAGGAAGACGTCATCACGCATTCGGTTTATGCTCCAAGATGTTATCGACCTTCGACTG CATAATTGGGTTTCACGTCGAGCTGACTTGGGCCCCAAGACCATTGAGCAGATCCACAAAGAGGCCAAAAttgaggagcaggaggagcagaGAAAGGTCCACCAGCAGTTGCTGTCCAAGGACAAGAGGAGACCAG TACTGCAGAGAGAGGAGACCTGGAACACTGTGCCTGTGCCTAAGAACAGTAGGACGATAGACCCCAGCAAGATCCCCAAAATCTCCAAG CCAACAATAGATGACAAGATTCAGCTGGGGCCCCGAGCACAGCTCAACTGGATGAAgggcagcagtggaggagctggagcTAAGGCCAGTGAATCAG ACGTCCTGCGCCCCAGTGCCAGCAGTCTGAACCGTTACTCACCCTTGCAGCCCTCGGCCCCAGCGGCAGCGCCCGCTTCCTCTGCTGCTTCAGACTTTGACTCTAAGAGAGGCTTGAGCAG TCGGGGAAGCTCAGGGCGGGAGCGCAATGATAAGCTGATGAGTTCGGGCCACTCAAGACCTCTCTCTTTGGCCGGAGCTGGTAAGGAAACCCCGGAGGAGCCTCCCCAGGAGGAAGTACACAAGGAGACACAAGTCCCCGACACGCCTAAACTGCTGCCCAGCACAGCCAGCAGGAGCAAACTGGAGCGCAGCCAATCCAGGGAATCTG TAAAACTTGAAGCAGCGTCAGGCCCTACCACGGACAAGCCTGCGTTATCTgaggaggagatggagaaaCGTTCCAAGTCCATTATCGATGAGTTTTTGCACATTAATGATTACAAG GAGGCCGTGCAGTGTgtggaggagctggagcagGCCTCGatgctgtatgtgtttgtgcGGGTGGGTGTGGAGTCCACACTGGAGAGGAGTCAGATCACGCGAGACCACATGGGCCAGCTGTTCCATCAGCTGCTGCAGGCTGGGAGCCTCTCCAAACCTCAGTTCTTTAAAGG GTTCTCAGAAACTCTCGAGTTAGCAGATGATATGGCCATTGACATTCCCCATATATGGCTGTACTTAGCGGAGCTGGTTAATCCAGTGCTCCGAGAAGGAGGAATCTCTATGAGAGAATTATTTAG tgaATTTAGCAAACCATTACTCCCTGTGGGAAGAGCTGGGATATTATTTTCTGAAATATTGCACCTTCTATGCAAACAAATG AGCCATAGGAAAGTGGGCGCCTTATGGAGGGACTCTGGGTTGAGCTGGGCTGATTTCCTCTCTGAAACGGAGGATGTGCACAGCTTCATCACAGAGCAG AAACTGGACTTCACTCTTTCTGATTGCTCGAGTCCGACTGCTGCAGTCTCCAAGAGAACGCTTTCGCCTGAGGAACTGAACAAGCAACTTGAAAAGCTTCTCCTGGAAGATTTGGCGAGCGATGAACAAATCTTCGACTGGGTAGAG GCAAATCTAGATGAATCAGAAATGAGTTCTCCTCCCTTCCTCAGAGCTCTGATGACTGCTGTGTGCAAAGCAGCAGTGAAAT TGGAGAGCTCCTCTTATAGAGTGGATACGGCCATTATTCAGAAGCGATTGCCTGTATTACACAAGTACCTTAACTCGGACACGGAGAGACAGTTGCAAGCACTTTATGCACTTCAAGCATTGATAGTAAAACTGGAACAGCCTCCCA ACTTGCTCCGGATGTTCTTTGACTGTTTGTATGATGAGGACGTGATTTCGGAAGACGCGTTCTACAAGTGGGAGTCTAGCAAGGACCCAGCCGAGCAGCAAGGCAAAGGCGTGGCCCTCAAGTCAGTGACTGCCTTCTTCACCTGGCTACGGGAGGCTGAAGAGGAGTCCGAGGACAATTGA